One Fusarium falciforme chromosome 1, complete sequence genomic window carries:
- a CDS encoding C2H2-type domain-containing protein, with the protein MPSLRDKATRYSSNRHHRDTFFYHSAQSKLQRLFPGFLRFKPSLDNPTIDRRLGSRRSDMPQASEEKVFVTRNKPSRSSTEHTVSHSHTNQPIGTSRKSRSKKDQESGQDRRGSPASPSGQVNSSPQGRRTNLADECAKLLNVPLPPDAGRRAAASSDAKPTTKPSAAYLDYRINQELCRRKQIIVDSLMAAISECFKRKLEALDEGCDPASGGSHPSSGSVQGIKSTSRSSAAGQKRSSRHGSRDESDNSEDDDSFRKKKDKKRARIEKDDTKPRFACPYHQYDPKTFGAKRTCCGPGWTELPRVKEHLERSHSLPKFQCNRCCRRFKKDEELKKHQRETTPCTVKDPSKMPRDLADGYDEEQARKLKARTRKSPEEKWKEWYGILFNMDPDDPSIPSPYHDASLSTAKASTINRESIPEYREWWTKAKPVIRHRVTKEVEKALMHYEPQVKHDIIESLRDLPRCIADLFPLPGLTSEETSDMAEETGFLDFLDMGDDYIFGDVDGTGFLNDNSATFGSSESSDCSDPYQAGTSSATSVEDDVYQSFDAKTGLAPESFHLSYSANDLY; encoded by the exons ATGCCCTCGTTGAGAGACAAAGCTACACGATATTCCTCGAACCGCCACCATCGAGACACCTTCTTCTACCACTCCGCCCAGTCCAAGTTGCAACGCCTCTTCCCCGGCTTCCTGAGGTTCAAGCCGTCCCTCGACAACCCAACTATAGACCGTCGTCTGGGCAGCCGGCGATCGGATATGCCTCAGGCTTCGGAAGAGAAAGTCTTTGTCACTAGAAACAAGCCATCTCGCTCATCAACTGAACACACTGTATCTCATTCACATACT AACCAACCTATTGGCACATCACGAAAGTCCCGGTCTAAGAAGGACCAGGAGAGCGGTCAGGACCGTCGAGGTTCTCCTGCCTCCCC AAGCGGCCAAGTCAACTCGTCCCCCCAAGGACGCCGCACCAACCTCGCAGACGAGTGCGCAAAGCTCCTCAACGTGCCTCTGCCGCCAGATGCTGGACGGCgagccgccgcctcctcagACGCCAAGCCCACTACGAAGCCGTCGGCCGCCTACCTAGACTACCGCATCAACCAGGAGCTGTGCCGCCGCAAGCAGATCATCGTCGACAGTTTAATGGCTGCTATCTCGGAATGCTTTAAACGAAAACTGGAGGCACTCGATGAAGGGTGCGATCCCGCCTCTGGAGGATCGCACCCTTCATCGGGCTCCGTTCAGGGCATCAAGTCCACGTCCCGCTCGTCGGCTGCTGGCCAGAAGAGGTCTAGCCGCCACGGTAGCAGGGACGAGAGCGACAACAGtgaggatgacgacagcttcaggaagaagaaggacaagaagagggCTAGGATCGAAAAGGACGACACCAAGCCGCGCTTCGCATGCCCCTATCACCAGTACGACCCCAAGACGTTTGGAGCGAAGCGCACGTGCTGTGGTCCAGGATGGACAGAGCTACCTCGGGTAAA GGAGCACCTTGAGCGCAGCCACAGCCTTCCCAAGTTCCAATGCAACAGATGCTGCCGCAGGTTCAAGAAGGAtgaagagctcaagaagcaccAGCGAGAGACTACCCCTTGCACGGTCAAGGACCCAAGCAAGATGCCTCGAGATCTCGCGGATGGATACGACGAGGAACAGGCCAGGAAGCTCAAGGCAAGAACCCGAAAGTCTCCAGAAGAGAAGTGGAAGGAGTGGTATGGCATCTTGTTCAACATGGACCCTGATGACCCTAGCATCCCGTCACCTT ACCATGACGCTTCTCTATCAACAGCCAAAGCCTCCACTATCAACCGGGAAAGCATCCCCGAGTACCGCGAGTGGTGGACAAAGGCTAAGCCCGTCATCCGCCACCGCGTGACCAAGGAGGTTGAAAAGGCGCTCATGCACTATGAGCCGCAGGTCAAGCACGACATCATTGAAAGTCTACGGGACCTCCCCCGTTGCATTGCAGACCTTTTCCCCCTCCCGGGCCTAACCTCGGAAGAGACGTCAGACATGGCCGAGGAGACGGGCTTCCTCGACTTCCTGGACATGGGAGATGACTACATCTTTGGGGACGTCGACGGCACAGGCTTTCTCAATGACAACTCTGCTACGTTTGGCTCTTCGGAGTCGTCTGACTGCTCGGATCCGTATCAAGCTGGGACCAGTTCTGCCACTTCGGTAGAGGACGATGTCTACCAGAGCTTTGATGCCAAAACTGGGCTGGCACCCGAGTCGTTCCACTTGAGCTACTCGGCCAACGACCTTTACTAA